The genomic region GGCAGAGCCGTGAAACTGAATCTGAACgaagaggagaaaagaaaagaagaggaaagtATCAAAGCGCACCAGATTAACACTTATGTCAGTGATAAAATATCACTGCACCGCAGGCTGCCAGAGAGATGGAACCTACTGTAAGTAACCTGTTGTCTATTGTTAGCAATTTTAAAGCCCATATCTAAAGTTTAAGAGAAGCCTTTGCAGTTTGGATGTCCCAGCAACACTATTACACGGCTCAGTAAATACCTCAGAGGACATGTAACTCGTAAAATGAGTCATCTGCTGTTAAGATGGAATAATAAATGTTCTGTGTTTACTTCTATTGGTCATCAAATCTTAAAAGTATGAAGGTTAACCACGATCCAGCTTTACATGCAAATTTACACAGCCAGCTCTCATTGTGCAGTGTCATTCCAGCCACCCAGCCTCACCTCCAATTTTTTAGTCTGCATTCTAACAACCAAGTCTCCTCTCTCTCCAGCTGCAAAGAGCTGAAGTATGACTACAGGTCCTTGCCCACGACCTCTGTGGTGATTGCTTTCTACAACGAGGCCTGGTCCACCCTGCTGAGGACTGTCCACAGTGTGCTGGAGACGTCTCCTGACATCCTGCTGAAAGAGGTGGTGCTGGTGGATGACTACAGTGACAAAGGTAGAGGCACAGACAGACTGATGGACAGGCAGTGGGCAAGAATGGTGGCAGGCTGACAGTCAGGAGCTGTTACAGGTGCACACAGACAGGTAGCAGTTAGATGGGTGGAGGAGGATATACTGACATGTTATCAGTTAGGCAAGTCAAACAGAGATACTGGAAAATATGCTCATCGAATTATAATAAAATACTGGATGCAAATGTTTGTGCTTTGATTTTTAGTTTAATCCACAACTCTATAGTCTCAGTTATCATACTGTAAGTAGTTCAACTTGGAGGCGGAGTCTGTCTACACACAAAGTGTTGCTCTAACCACCAATAAAACCTTCGTTGGAAAAATGCTAGTGGAAGTCCTTAATCAAACCTGTTCAACAGGCTTCATCTTAAAGAAAATACATATGTCTgtaaaacaaaggaaacaaaaacaaacttaaccCTTTCATTGTGTTTATGTGCCGTATTAAATTCACATTGCTtttgaagaaaacattttgtctaatgcaaaaataaatgaaaagaaggTATACTTGCAACAGCCTTCAATCTGTGTTGGAAAGCTTTCTTACACTAATTTGTGGCAGAAAAGTAGTATTGTATCTCCTGGATGATTGGTGTGTGCTcatgttctctttttttgtgcaggcaggtgtgtgcctgttttttaaagtgtgctagtaaatagtgtgtgtgtgtgtgtgtgtgtgtgtgtgtgtgtgtgtaagaaaaTATATTAACATTTTAAGAAATAGTTAATAGTAGTTCATTGTCAAAGCAGTTCTACGATTCTTGATATACTCGTTTTTTCTTGATTGCAGCCAACACAGGTTtacatacacatacaaacactCATGCACATGAACAAAATGcacatacacagaaacacacttcAAATCCAGTACAGTACAATACTGttcaaactcttttttttgcaACTTATTAATATAAGAAAGCTTTACAAGAAGACAGAGTAAAGACTGATTTTGGGTTAGTTTAGTTCAGGTGACATGTAAATTGTTATTGTTCATTAGTAAGACCAGTGTTTCTTATCAGTCAGTGGTTAAATCAGCTGAATACTAAAAAAATCATTAGATGCAGCCATAAACTAAGATATAGATAAAGTGAAATCTCTTGCATCagtgttatattttttatatcttCTATAAGTATATTCAAATAAACCTATAATAACAGTAAGTAATATAATATACGCagaatatgtttatattgttggggtttttgtttttgttttgtaagaGTTGAGAAACTTTTAATGCTTCTAAAGTGTTTTCGTTCATGAATGTATAAATGAAGCAATGCCTACCTCTCCCTCAAAACTAACATCTGCTCGTGGTTATATTTATTTACTAAGTGTTGAGCTTGAGTAAATCAAAGAATGGTGTAACCTTCGCCTTTTGGATTAATGCGTATTTGGCTGAGAGCATAAAAGGAAGTAATTCTATCCAAAAAAAGACTGGTGGGTGTGTCTTGTTTACCTGCTTCAAAGAAAGCTCACCATTTTCCAGTGAATATGGCAAATGTGTAACAAACAGTTTAACACTCTTTCCTCTAGAGGTGGGAATTCGGAGCCTTTTCTAAATGCATTGGAAATGTGTGCCAGATAGCATTGATAAAAGAAGGTGATAAGCTGACTTGTTTTTCTAACAGTCTCACGTTGCGCTGTGACGCTTCTGACACCTGAGCCACATGCCAGCATTGTCCCCTCTCAGATTTTACAATGTGATTGGACTCAGAGATAACAAAAtgactgtctgtctgtgcttgCTTTTTATCCCCTCACATGGAATACTGATCAAGAAACGCTAAAAAATCTGACCTataggaagaaacttccagctgTAGCTGATagatttttctctagttttgtatttgttgtgattttgtgaaACAACTCTTGatacaaacacattaaaaaaaaatctgattgtttATTTTGGTTTATCTGCTCATCTGTTTAATTTCTAAAAGCTCATCTCAAGGAGCCACTGGACAAGTATGTCTCAGGTTTGAATAAGGTTCGTCTGATCCGGGCCACAAAGAGGGAGGGTCTGGTGCGGGCCCGGTTGCTCGGGGCATCCATCACCACAGGCGAGGTTCTGACCTTCCTGGATTGTCATTGCGAGTGTCACGACGGCTGGTTAGAGCCCGTGCTCCACAGGTGAGAGAGCGCCCgccagagaaaaaaagaaatgccttCTTTCCTTGATTATTTTGTCAAAGTGCGGCCTTTAGAAAGGCTGTCTTTTAGTCCAGCTGTCACAGAGTGGGAAGCTCTGAATCTTTATCAGCCAGCTGCAGGAGCACTGTTATGTAGCCGTGTCTGGCTCACTGTCTCGGTGCTCCAGCCTTTCAAACAAGGGCAGCACCAAcatttgtatggagacttttatagataaacaaattgCTTGCTTTGTAACACTGCTCCCTCCTAACATTCGCCTttttctcctttccttttttctccaCAAGGATCAAAGAGGAGCCGAAGGCCGTGGTGTGCCCCGTCATTGACGTGATAGACTGGAACACCTTCCAGTATTTAGGCCATGCTGGGGAACCTCAAATCGGAGGGTTTGATTGGCGGTTGGTCTTTACCTGGCACGCCATCCCCGACTACGAACAGAAACGCCGACGTTCACCCGTAGATGTGATCAGGTGTGTTTTAAGGACTCTTTATTACccaagaatagaaaaaaatccCATATGAATATTTGGAAACGTAACTTTGAGTGTGGCAGCTACATTATTACAGAAACTACACTGCTGACATATCATACTTTTTTCTTCATACTGAGATAATAACATCTGTCTCATATAAGATGGAACTCGTTATCCtgtaatataatttttattttttggtgtcTTGAGGTCTCCTACTATGGCAGGTGGTCTGTTTGCTGTGAGGAAGGACTTCTTCCATTATTTGGGAACATATGACACAGGAATGGAGGTGTGGGGAGGAGAGAACCTGGAATTCTCTTTCAGGGTAAGAACTGTGTGTTTTCATGGACATATACAGTATTATTTATGTAATGATAACATAGGTAAAGCACATGTTATGTCCAAATTGACATTAAGCTTGCACTTCTTTTGGGATTACGGTCCAATTCACAGTGCAAGCCACTAAAAAGGCAGGAGTGTCTGCTTTAGATTTGTTGAACCATATGACAGCTGCTCAATTTATGTGGAATctgcaatgaaaataaaactaaacatgtaGTGAAAGCAGGCCAAAGAGCTTAATACTTTAATTACAGCAAAGAATTTAAACATCCCTTCCCTACAATAACTGTAATTTCCCAAAGGGAAGAAACCAAAAATATTTTCCAACAACAGGCTAGCTTTTCTGTTCCCAAGCTCCTCCGCAACAAGACTGTGCTTTGTTTCCTGATTGAATCATGGCTGAGAGGCTAACCAAATCCTCGTGGTGGTGTTATTGATGTGTCTTAGATTTGGCAGTGTGGGGGCAGCCTGGAGGTCCACCCGTGCTCCCACGTGGGTCACGTCTTCCCTAAAAAGGCACCTTACTCACGGAGCAAAGCGTTGGCAAACAGCGTGAGAGCAGCT from Pelmatolapia mariae isolate MD_Pm_ZW linkage group LG22, Pm_UMD_F_2, whole genome shotgun sequence harbors:
- the galnt12 gene encoding polypeptide N-acetylgalactosaminyltransferase 12 translates to MAAYGRRKRPKLLILIVGTILLGYVIFFKRKSGEVSLTNRREVTGEEEYELLKKPVYEKPPLDLNALGELGRAVKLNLNEEEKRKEEESIKAHQINTYVSDKISLHRRLPERWNLLCKELKYDYRSLPTTSVVIAFYNEAWSTLLRTVHSVLETSPDILLKEVVLVDDYSDKAHLKEPLDKYVSGLNKVRLIRATKREGLVRARLLGASITTGEVLTFLDCHCECHDGWLEPVLHRIKEEPKAVVCPVIDVIDWNTFQYLGHAGEPQIGGFDWRLVFTWHAIPDYEQKRRRSPVDVIRSPTMAGGLFAVRKDFFHYLGTYDTGMEVWGGENLEFSFRIWQCGGSLEVHPCSHVGHVFPKKAPYSRSKALANSVRAAEVWLDEYKEIYYHRNPHARLEAFGDVTERRMLREKLGCKSFKWYLDNIYPDIHVPHDRPGMFGMLKNRGKTNYCFDYNPTDENAVVGQRVILYLCHGMGQNQFFEYSVNGEICYNTREPAGCIAGDNISTYLTVQLCRRRGQPVPSDQKFIFQKDGSLYHVHSQKCVEAIDNTDNGTPAPSLQPCSDSLHQKWFFEEKM